TATAGAATGGCATTAAAAACAGAAGGCAGCACCGCATTCCCATTTCCCAAAgcattctgaatttttttagcatCGCTTGTGCACAATAGTTGGATCTACAGAGAAGCTAATATATAGGACAGTAAACAAATTCTACCACGGCAAATATACTGACGGTCTGATGAAGTTTTCTTTCTTGGCCTTCAAAGCCCTGCCACTAATTCTATTTAATTCTGAAAGCTTAAGCCAAAAGAACCTTAATGCTGATTCTCCCTTTATTGACCCTGGTGTCGTGAAAGAGATGCTCTCATTCATCTCTTAAGCTAAAGCACTGGATCTCCATTCTTTTGCTCAAAGTGGCTAGTGGAGTTCTTAATGTGATTCGTCAGGGAAAATTAAAGCAACCAGAATCTGAAATTGCACCTTGAAGATGTTAAAAGGCATCTGCTTTTGAATGCGGAAACTTTTAACTTTGTCATGATCCACCAGatcaaaataaatatccttGCCAATCTGTTCAGCAAGGTCTTCATCCCGTGCAACCTGTAAGCACCATGACGTTTATAAGCTGCCAAGCTCAAAAAGGCATCCCAGATAACCAAAATCAAAGCAGATGCCTCAAGGCTTGAGAAATGCTCACCTTAATGATTGTGTACAAGTGTGCCTCggccttctctttcttcttatgttccttttcttcttgttcttttttcaatCTCTCCTAAGACATATAAGGAGTATCCTCGTTTGTAATCTTGCATTAGAAAACTTCAGTAGACAATAAATCTAGAGAAAACTACACTCTGAGTGAGACAAGGCAAGAGACCTTGACTTTACATCAATCCCAACTCTGCAAGGGCTCAATCTATTCTACATGAAGAGGAAATGAGACAAGCGCAACGATAAGGTAGGCCAATAGATTTCTTTTAACAACCTCGAGCAATATAATACTCAATCCAAAAAGATCACAACATCTTGATGTTAGCTAATTATATGGGACCTATATGAGATACTTTGTCCATCAAGCATCTTATCACCTAGTTACTTAATACTTGTGATCTACAAGGTATCTGAACTTCCAATTATCGTAAAAGCAGCATCTTACCCTCAGATGTTCGGCAATGTCCTTCTCATCCACATCACAGATGATCTTGTCCTTGTCACTCTCACGTATATACACCAGCATGTATGCATTTGAGTATTTAGTAAACTTAAATGGAGTGTTGTTAAATCCAGGATTTGTTGGCGGCAGCTGTCAAGTCAAATGAGGTTAAAAGGTGAAAAGGAGGCAAAACTAAACATCTACTCATGGAAGCAAAGGGAATATACGGCTGCAAGCAATGCTCCCTCTAATTACCTCTTCCTCTCCACCATATTGCTCCTCTAGTGCTCTCTTTACATCTTCTTTTGTTACTCTCTCATCATCGAATTTATACCTGATCAGAAGTCcaaacgaagaagatgaacaatagaaGACTCCTTGGAAATGAGATATTACACATCCATCCATCCAGTAAGACAGAAATAACATATGGCCCATAAAATCCTCATGAACATTTTAATCACCAAATTAGATACCGAGAAACAACCAAAAAACCCAATCCTATGTAGTCCCATCATTCTAAAAATTTACAatgcatcattttttttttttaaatcttcgTAAGGACACTGACAAATAAATCTAGAATACTTAAATAAGTGTAAGGATACTTGAGTGATGAGTGATGACCAACCAGTTGAAGTGGTAATGATAGTGGTGATGTTGATAGACATGAGACATGACAACTCAACCAGCTAGTTGGGATATAACAAGTAGTAGGGAGGATAGGCAGAGACCACTGATCAACACATCAACATAGATCATAATAGAATAGGTTGTTTGAGAAAACAACTAATACTCTGAAGAAAGTGCACTAGTTTTCATTTGATTAGTTGTGGAAAGACTCTCATAGTCAATCCTCATTGGCAGCATCAACACAGTAAAATGAGAAAAGCTTCCCTAGTTTCTAACAATTGTTTATTTTGAAGCAAATAGAGCCTAAATGGGAGAAACCCTCAGAGAGCATGGAAATCTCCAGACCCCTGCAAACATTTATTATTCACTCAAACACTTCAatctataataaaaataaattgagtaTTCTGCTAACTTAAAGTATCCTAAAATGTTTAGAAAGGAGAAGTTGAAAATAGTGGCCAAATTTACaggttcaaaattttcaagtggAGAAAAATCACATCACTCTGTTGACAAGTGCAAAGGATCCCAGGAGATGTGTGACCAATTATCCAAACTCCATAGAATAAAGGAAGTGAGCCAAACAAGTGTTCAAAAGCACAGCACCTCCAAACCACACACCATATTTTAATGCAACAACTGCAACTCTGACACATACAACTCGAGCTCAGCAATATCCGACAAAGAATATAAACCATAACAAAGGAAAACAGAAGAAATGAAATAGCAGATTCAAATTGAAAGCACAAGAGATGAGTTGCAGTATGATAGTTTTTCATGATACAAAGACAGTCAGTTTTCAGTTATCAAGtgaacaaatgaaaagaaggagaaatagCATACCATTGGTCAGAAAGAGTAGGTCTGATAAATGCATAATAATGTCCACCATGCACCCCACCGCTGTGAACCAGaacactgaaaaaaaaaaaaaaaaaattggagtaaTCAATAGTAGCACAGTGACAACAGCTAAATAGCAGCACAAACTCTCCAAAAATGACTTCTTCATTTTGAGATTATCGTTCATTATTGAGGTAAGATAACACAATAAATCTGGCAATACTGTCAGTCTTGAAAGGTTTGTTTTCAAATGTCCTCCAGGTCAAAAGCAGCAGGCTGATCTATTGTGGAACACTAAGAGAGAACAATCCAGGAAAAAGAGGGATAGAAGACCAATGAAGAAAGGTCAGGACAAAGCTGCTTCCTGTAGCCTGACTATAACAGTATCTAGTAACAAAGTGTCACAAAAAGACTCTGCAAATCATTACAGAACTCGCAACAATCATTGAAACTGTGCTTATCATGACTAAAGGCAGCAGCTTAGATAAGCAAAGCTTGCAGCATATCCAAGAAAAAATCACTTGTCACTTCAGCCACCTAAAGGCATCTCAAGATCCAGATGGACGACCAACAGACTTCAGACTACATATCACAAGGCACCAATCAGAAACCTAAATACACCACAAGTTGCAAGACACCCCTTGATTTGTGGAAAGATCACCCTTCCAAGGCTCAATATGGTGATATGACCGAAGGTCAAGTCATCAATTGATATAAATACAACATAGTGGCAAATGAACAATACTTGTACCTGTGGAGTGTGTAGAGATTGCGGACGCTCCTATCAGCATCAGGAGACAAATATTTACCATCCTCGCGGTCAAGATCAAGTTGCAGAGGAAACTCATAGCGATCATTGATCTAAAAAGTGAAAGCATGAAGATCCTCAATTACAACGATAAAACAATATCGACCTAAACTGGACTGGTACTGCtaacacataaaaataaaaatttggaatcaAGCAAAAACCTGTAACACTATTTTGCCTAAAATAAATCCAGACAATGCTTGAGCACATCAAAAACTAGCCAGTGCTTCTGCCTGTAACTTAGGAGTCAGCTGATATAGGTGTACACCTCACAGTTTTGCAGAAGTTGAACATCTTGTAGCAGTAGGCAACCAGTGCCACAAATCATGGCCACGTACAAAATGAAGTACAATGCAaaccagaaaaataaaagaacccaAAACTCCTACATAAGTTGAGAGCAGCCACAGCAATCATGAAGGCAGCACATAATTTCAAGAGGTATCAACCCCCCCACAATACCAACCAAATAAAAGAGTTATTCAGTGTTTAACTAAACGGCTGACCTTCACCATAGTGTCCCGCATAAAATCATATTCAAATCGTTTCAATTGGAGTTGAAGAACGGGGGGGAAGTCAATGAACAGAACCCCCTTTTTTGCATCctgaaatgaaacaaaaatcaaaacagGCATTATCAAGTAAAAGCCAGAAGAATGTAATATTTGAACTaacaattcaaaaaattgaGGAAGCGTTGATAATATTAGCATGCCTAGAATTGATAAACCAGTTCAGTTCTGGATTTTCTGATCAAATTTCCTCCTAATCatgcaataaaaatgccatACTGTAGCCTATGAGCATAACCTAGAGTCAATCCTGTTAATGCTTCTGTCATTCTTTGGTGACTGCCTTTGTGGCAGTTAGACTCTGCACTACACACGTCTGAACAAACAAATAGTATCATTTTCTATAATTAAATAACTCCACATACCAAGTCACCTGAATTCTGCAGGCAGTCATACTTGTGAGAACTTAAATTTAGGTCACAACTCCAAAAGTGAACTAATTCAACATCCAACCACCCATCAGACAATTATTTAGGCAGATACCCAGAATGTGTCGCACATACATAATCTAGTGGTCCTTGGTTTAAGAAACTAAAAAGCAAGAGCGGAAACAGCTAGAACTACATAAGACAACCATCTTGAGCCTTTCAGCCTTCATAAAAAAGCAAGAATGGAAACAGCAAGGAAGCCACATCACAAGACAGGACACCATGGAAATTCTAATTTCAGGTCTGATaagagaaatcaaagaaaactgCGACTCGGAACAGGACAAAGTATATTATGTAATAACTGAGTAAAAGGTCTCATtacagaagaaggagaagggtGATCAGCTAATACTGGCTTTAGAAGCCATTGACTTGTTTACAAGAGAGATTACAGACCTAACATTCTGTTTATATGAAATATCTACCTCTAAAGCAAATTACTGTAAAACAATTGCAGTGGAAAATCGAAGGCATAACTCTCAGCTAAACTCCAAGAATTCCATCTAGAATTAATGGTTCTCAAGGTTTGTTGCGaattaatattttcatgattACACATTTTGACCCAAAGCTGGCAATGAACACATTAAGGTTTGACAGGTGAATAAACAAGGCAAGATTCAGAATTTCAGTCTCAAAAACCAGAACACCTTACAAGAGATGTAACTGATCAGAGTTAAACGAGTATGATCACCTAATGATTGATCTAAAAAACGTAAACCTTGATGAGCGTCTCCAgaaaaattgacataaataaaagACCGTCAATGTATGCCTTCCAGTGATTGCTTGCATGCATAATACTTAACGCAGAAGCAAGTGAAGAAGAATGAGTGTTTGTGTCTGCTCAAGCACGTTCACAAAGTGAACCATCAGTAATTACCGAGATTTCCTGCAATAGAATGACTAACCTGCAAGCCATATTGCTCAGCATGGTACTTATTATCACCCTCGAGGCGTTCAACTTCGACATACTTATCAAAAGAAGCGTAAACATCTCGACAGCCCTTGACATCAAGCTGAAGGTCTTCATAATCATATGTGAACATATTAGCATAAGCAAAATAAAAGCCCTAAATAATTGCTATGGCCAAATGTGAAAATGGTACCATAAAATGACTCCTTTCTCGTAGATTTGTAGTCCACATTAATGCattcaatataattcatatGATGTCCTTCAAATAATTTCTGTATAGTCCCCTCGACGACAGTACCCTGTAGACAATGGTTCCCATGAATTAGTACATATCAGGAGAAGTTCCATACTTCTAAGAAGTTCACTTTTTTCACCTTCATTTTGTCTTCAAGCTTTTCGCATAGAACCCTATTTAGTTCTTGCACATCATGCTGCATGAAAGAATCGTACGTGTCCCATCCAAATGACTTGGTCAACTCTTTCGTCGCTACACTGCTGTCGCTGTACTGGAGCTTATAAAATAAACTCTGGAGAGCCAGAGGGATGCTTGCAGATGGCATGTCATTCTCAGTAGTAGGCATATGGTACACAGCCTGTAACAGATGGTCCAACCATTCAAATCAATACAAAGTGCCACAGCTTCATGTTTGAATGCAAGCCAGAGTAAGCAATCAGCACAGCTTTACCTTCCTGAAGTAAGGAATATGGTATAGTGTCTGGAGGAGAGAGTTCATATAACATGTCGCTCCTTGGTTCTTGAGACCAACATAACCAGTCTCTTTTTTGGAGTCATATGTCCAGTAATCTACAACTCTACGAACAATAACCTCAGCTTCCACTATAAGAGTATCATGCATTAGATAACCTCTAGCAGGATCATAAAGTTCACTAAGAGGCATAAAGGATGTGAAACCCCAATCACTTTCCCGGGCATTGAACTGGTGTTGCGTATCTGGCAAAGAAAACATGGAAAATATCCCGTGAGttgaaagtaaaatttaggCACAAGTTCCCAACATTTTTTGGTTATACAAGGATCCATTGCCCGTCAAACTGCGAACCATAAGGTGCATTATGTTCATGGCAAAGATTGATGGCTGCTCAAATATTTCCTCACTTCTTTTAAACGACAAGCAACATAGCGAAGCTAGCAAAGTCACCGAGTAAAATGTAATGTCTTAAAATGAAGGGCAAGATTAAGCATGTATCTTTTGAATGGAGTATTCAACCATGAGAAAAgggatttcctaagaataatAAGAAATCCTCCATAGCTGGTCCTCATCCAGTAACATATGCATAGCCCACAAGATATAATTAGACATGTAGCTGAActcataatatttttaaaaattttcttccatGAAAGTTCTCTAAAGCACATGAAGAGGAGCATTCATGGGTCACATTCCATATTAGAATATGCTAGCACCAAAGTTGcaatattaaagaaatgataaaaactAGAATTTACACTTGTAAAACTttcaaatagaaattaattGTCACATTGCAAAGGAAAAAATCACACCAGTGAGAGGTCAATACAATCTAACAGCCAGGAAAATCTATGAGCATATAAACAAAACGCTCAAGCCTATTTCATTTTACCAAGTTTAAATTATATGATCATTTGTGCCTCGAGAGACACATAAAAAGGTAATGAAGTTTCATGTGTAACTTGCTCTTATCATACAAGATTGAAGTGGGCATCCTTTCGGTGAGAAGATGAAGTGTAGGGGAACAgaggacgaggaggacgaggagaaAAAGGCATACttaggaaacaaagaaagaactgTATACATAATTGAGTGTAAGCATACTGAAAATATAGCATCTTTCACGGTGAAATCCAGAAGGAAAAGTGTGCTCTCCATTTAAAACGGTATGCTCTTTTTTAAACAGTGTGCTCTCTATTCATAAGAGCATCTGCCACAGACAGCACAAGTTGGTCAGTGAAAGAAGCAAAGATTATGTGCTTTAATAGACCAAAAATTACATAAGCTTCCTATTTTCATTTTCGATGAAAACAATTCATCTTGGGGGTGCCACCGTGTAAGATGAGTCATGCATAAGCCATCGGACCCAAAAGATCCACATGCTAACAGTCCCTTGTATAATCAACCATAAACGATATTTCAATAGCACACACTGTCTATCTGCGAGAATTTCCTTGCCTGATGTCTCctatttttttacataaaagaCTACAAAAGCGGCTAACTAGCTATACCCTTGTTGTCACCCAGATTATCTAGTTGCCAAGAAGCTTATCGAAATGAATAATTTCTGTATCTATCATCATTGGATAAAATAATAGTGCGTTGTCTCATCAAACATACAAGTTTCCTCATTTACAGCCAATACCTTGCAGACAAATACGGAGTGGACCTTCATAATTGAAATTATCATGTCCGCtgtttttatgataaatatctCGATGACTTCCAGATGTCAGTTCATCAGCAAGCACATTTAGAAACTACGAAAGATAACGACATATATAAATTCAACCATGCGTTAACAAATGTACCTTTTCTGACAGTATATTTGTTATGTATTTGATTTAAAACCCCTAAACTGAACTGCGCATATCTACTCCATCCATATGGCAAGCTTGCCGAATCAGCCACATCCAAATACATAGACAAGTACTCCACGTTATTTCCTTTTGGGAAAACAAGTACCCGCCTGAAATAAGCAAGGCAAGCAAAGAAATGTTCAATCCAAATTTAAACCACTCGTAAATCGAGACATTGGAATGTTGCATTATAGAAAAATACCATTTATAACCACCAACTACGAATATTTCAGAGTAAAGCTTCTTGGTGTTCAGCCTAGAGAAGTTGTCAATTCGCCATGTGAATCTTGATGGTGGAGGATCATCCACTGGCTGATTGTCTGCTGGGTTAGGGGCTTCAGCGGGCGCTGCCACTAGTAATTGTCGCAAAGAGAGATGGAACAATTAGAACCCAAACTGACATTAGAATGAGGTAAGGCATCCACCCGACAGCAACCTAGACTAAAACTTCATGAAACTGCTATCACAGAAAACTATAAGAGAAAAATTCTCAATCTCGCATGCTCCCAACAGGCAAATTCTGTTCCCCCAATAATCAAAGTTCATTTGCGATGAAATACCAGGATGATTGCAATATTACCGTGTTAAGGGCACAAAATTAGCAACGCAAAGACACATTTGGGCGCACAATAACAAAGGTCAATGGCCCGAGGGAACCACTGAATCAACAGTACTCGATTACGGATCCAAAGGGCTCACCTTCCATGGGCTGGTGATTGTTCTCGGCCAAATCCGAGTGGGGAACGAGCATCTCCTCATCCTCCTGTTGCTGCGACCACAAAGCAAAGACGAAGTGATCATCCCCGCGGATCCACCAAACGCATTAAAAACCCTACGGATTCCTCCTCAAAACCCTACAAATCGACAAACCAGCGAGCAAATGGCATCGGGATTAACCCGGCCCGCCGCATACAGAATCGACGCGCGGAAGCCCTAGACCGGGACCAGCGGCGCGGGGCCAATCCCTCGCCATCGCCCCcgcggtcgccgccgccgccgcggcggccGAATGTCGGGGGCGACGCGGGCATTACCGACGCGCGGAGGCCGCGGATTGCACGGGAGCACGCGGAGAGAAACGAATTGCGGGAGGAAAGAGCGAACGATTCGAGAGGACGTACATCGATGGGGGCAGGAGTCATGACGGTCATGAGTGGAGGATACCGAGAATCGGGGGGCGTCGCGGGCGCTTCCTCTTTATCTCTCGCTCTCGCTGGGGTTCCCTGGACACGGAGGCGATTGAGAAACCAGCACACAGCTATATTTAACTGCGCGATATGCACACGGGGACGCACGCGCAGTCgtgcagaagagagagaaaggggaaggggaagggggaaggggaagggagggGGAGTGCAGAGGAGGAGATCACCAGAAGCTGGTCGCGGTCGAACttcggaggagagagaggggaggctCGTGGTCTTTATGTCGAGGGATGGGCATTTCGGGGATTTCGCCTTATGCCTTTTACTTGCTTACAGGCAGGAGAGAAAtccatatttcttcttttcttttcttttttatctccGTGTATTTTGAAAACCCAATAGAAAAACGTTAATAATGTGcagaaactcttttttttttaataaagtaaCGATGGGCAAAAGCTTATTTACAGTTCTATTTAgctaccaatatatatatatatatatatgtatctcgaattttgatttatcatgcaaaacaagagaaagaaacagagggaATTATAGCTGCCCTTAGTTAaacaattatatttttatcatgtaTATGCGATGTTttctaacttttttattttataacatGTCATGGGTTCTCTTGTCCACTCTCTTAGactaaaaatttctttatcaccatgatccataaaaaaaaaggtatttaTTAATCGATTCTAATCAAGTAAGTAATGAACTATATAGAAATAAATCCAAATACTCGTTCAtggatttttactttttagaaaatgttctatattttttttttaacgtggTCAATATCAAGAAAGatcaatatataaaaaagatatcatattataattaattagggcACTTTATCTTGTCTTTATgcatttcttataaaaaaattaataaattgttaGATATGGCGGATTGtaaattttatctaaattgGGATTTGGGAATAGAGTTATGTATGTTCATGTCATTAAACTTCGATTTTATTTTAGTTGCTGGACATTTTTGTTATCGTAGCTGACTTGCATTTTGAATGAGTATTGGATAAATGAATCAATCACAatcctttttttcccaaaataccCCAACTTAGttcatttttagatattttatcaCTAAATGAAATCTAAATTAGAATTCTACATAGTTCCTCACctatttaaattttataatacGAGTCTTTTCTACTTCACAAATAACCTTACATATAAGTGTACAATCCCTTCGTATCATGTCAGTAAATTATTGCCATAAATAAACAATGCGAACATTTAGTGATAACGCGATTTTGCataatgaggaaaaaaataaagaaatcgaGATTTGACTCGTTCGTGAACCAatctatttataaataataGAGAAAGAAGGACTTCTAAACGTCAAAAAGCACAAATTTTAAGGGAAGgggtcttttcctttttcaaatgatattaagtttgccaagaaagcgAAAACTACAGAAAAATAGACTTTTTGACATTAAATGCACTAAATTTTACCAAAGTAATAtagaaaggtaaaaaaattaaaagttttgctAAGAAAGTGAAAACTAAAGGAGAATCTTTTAAAATATCAATCTACATACAGATACTAATTATATTGTAATTCCATATATGCAGTAGAATTAGCTATGAACAGTATTTTTTAAAGTAGAGAGAAATACTTTACAACTCCATTCGTTTTATAGAAAAttaacattttggaaaatattttcttaatcacttttattatttgaaataattagttaatgaaaaatattttcattattgatagtaattaatatttaaacacttttatagatgatgaaaaaataatcttttatttatttttgtaaaccATGATACAAGTAACCATGGGAcgatgttttccaaatcatcaatttttcataaaacaaaccAAATTTACACGTTTAACTATATTTGATTCATATACACATCAGATGCTAGTACATTGATAGCTTAAATGCATGGGTTGTTCACCTCTACTTGCGCAACTCGCTATCTTGCCATCAATCACTTAGGCATATTTGTTAACACTCTAAACAATGCTTAATTCTATTATATTATTCtctaggaaaaaaatagaaatctgtttggtaaattcTTTGCTAGGAATAGATTTAGCACggaaccaagaaaaagaaaaagtttcttcttattctcaagaacaactCCAAAACCAAGGcaactcattttattttatttttcctcttttcttttgtcttttccttttctttcattgtcccttcttcttcctcattgccaATTGTCGGCCATCATTGTGGCCGGCGATCaaagaaagggaaggaaaatgaaaacaaacaaaaataaaaatataataaatgtattaaaaaattaaaagaaattataagtcacaaaaaagtTATAATTCCATATATGTAGTAGAATTAGCTCTGAACAGTAGTTAttaaagaagagagaaatactTTACAACTCCGTTTGTTTTACAGAAAattaatgttttgaaaaatattttcttaaaaataaccacttttattacttgaaataattggttaatgcaaaaaaatttaattatcgatagtaattaatatttaaacaCTTTTATAGACgatgtaaaaataatttatttttatttatttttgtaaaccATGATACAAGTAATCGTGGGAATCAtcaatttttcgtgaaacaaaccaAACTCACATGTTTAATTATATTCGATTCATATACACATCAGATGCTAGCACAAAGGCATGGGTTGTTCACCTCTGCTCGCGCAACTCGCCATCTTGCCATCAGTTGCTCAGAGCCTATTTGTTAACAATGTTTGATTATGTTATATTATTCTctagaacaaaaagaaaaaaatagaaatctatttggtatATTCTTTGTTATGAATAGATTTAGCATGAAAGTTTCAtcttattctcaagaacaactccaaaatcaaggcaactcattttatttttcttcctcttttcttttgtcttttccttttatttcacTTTCCCTTATTCTTCCTCATTGCGATCAACTagagaagaaagggaaggaaaacgaaaacaaaaaatgagaaaaatataataaagtattaaaaaattaaaagaaattataagtcacaaaaaaatttaaagttcatACCAAATGCGTTTatatttcagaaatataaattttaggcAATTAACAAACAGCGCGAAATACTTAAAAACTTATCCgaggaatagaataaaaaaaagttatttcaaagtaaaaattattttcagaaataaaatggttatcaaacaCATTCTTAAAGATCAAATGGCCGTACGTATCAGTTCGAGAGTGGTTGTGGACGACATCCCTTTTCCTCTATCTGCAAATCTAGACAGCGCCGGATGCAGCGGACAAAGCGACGTCCAGAGAGGTCCTGATTGTTGCTCGAGGAGAAAAAGCAACTTGCAACTGCGGTGCATGTTCCAAGGTCCACAAACACATCTCCTGCGGTAGGCTTACCCACTCCGTGCTCAGCCAAGCGCCTCTCCAGTCTCCGCAACATTGGCGAAACGTTTTCGAGATCGACAGAGCCTCGGAGGTGCGGGTCAATGATCCTGCCGAGCAGCCCCCTTCTCTTCCGCTGCATTGCCCATTCCGCCAGGTTCACTTGCCCTCACCAGAGCTCGCGGGGTTAAGAGCTGGCCTCGCACATAGTACCTCAAGTAAAACCACCCGACCGAGGGAACATCGGACTAGCCTGTCAATTGCTGCCTTATAATATACTCGGTGTCCAGATGTCCAAAGCCCCCCTTTACCGCTGTGCTCACGTGACTCGCCCATCGGCGCATCCTTTGATAGGCCAACATTTGCAACCTTGGCAATGAAGCTGTCGACTAGCAAATTGTCGGTTTTCTTCGCGTCACTGCAGGTAATACCTTGAGCCACGCCAGTATGGAGATAGGGAAGCCCGTGTGCAGCTCTTATACGAATCTCTAGCCTACGTTTCTATTACGAAGGTAGCAAGTTTTTGGCACATAAATGGACTCTCAGACGAGCATTGGACATGTACTCCTATATCAACATCATCTCATCGTTCTCGTCCACTAACTGATTAGAGATACCAAATGTCTGTGCCTAAGCTTGGACAGCATCTGAATTTCCCGTCTGGGATTCCGTAATGCCTTGTTCTGATCGCA
The nucleotide sequence above comes from Eucalyptus grandis isolate ANBG69807.140 chromosome 2, ASM1654582v1, whole genome shotgun sequence. Encoded proteins:
- the LOC104433937 gene encoding ubiquitin carboxyl-terminal hydrolase 12 isoform X2 — translated: MTVMTPAPIDQQEDEEMLVPHSDLAENNHQPMEVAAPAEAPNPADNQPVDDPPPSRFTWRIDNFSRLNTKKLYSEIFVVGGYKWRVLVFPKGNNVEYLSMYLDVADSASLPYGWSRYAQFSLGVLNQIHNKYTVRKDTQHQFNARESDWGFTSFMPLSELYDPARGYLMHDTLIVEAEVIVRRVVDYWTYDSKKETGYVGLKNQGATCYMNSLLQTLYHIPYFRKAVYHMPTTENDMPSASIPLALQSLFYKLQYSDSSVATKELTKSFGWDTYDSFMQHDVQELNRVLCEKLEDKMKGTVVEGTIQKLFEGHHMNYIECINVDYKSTRKESFYDLQLDVKGCRDVYASFDKYVEVERLEGDNKYHAEQYGLQDAKKGVLFIDFPPVLQLQLKRFEYDFMRDTMVKINDRYEFPLQLDLDREDGKYLSPDADRSVRNLYTLHSVLVHSGGVHGGHYYAFIRPTLSDQWYKFDDERVTKEDVKRALEEQYGGEEELPPTNPGFNNTPFKFTKYSNAYMLVYIRESDKDKIICDVDEKDIAEHLRERLKKEQEEKEHKKKEKAEAHLYTIIKVARDEDLAEQIGKDIYFDLVDHDKVKSFRIQKQMPFNIFKEEVAKEFGVPVQFQRFWLWAKRQNHTYRPNRPLTPAEEMQSVGQLREVSNKVPNAELKLFLEVELGLDMHPIAPPDKSKEDILLFFKLYDPEKGELRYVGRLFVKGTGKPAEILTKLNEMAGYSPDQEIELYEEIKFEPNVMCEPVDKKVTFRASQLEDGDILCFQKSFPTENGEQFSYPDVPSFLEYVHNRQIVHFRSLEKPKEDDFSLEMSKLYTYDDVVERVAQQLGLDDPSKIRLTSHNCYSQQPKPHPIKYRGVDHLSDMLVHYNQSSDILYYEVLDIPLPELQGLKTLKVAFHHATKDEVVIHTIRLPKQSTVGDVLSDLKTKVELSDPNAELRLLEVFYHKIYKIFPLNEKIENINDQYWTLRAEEIPEEEKNLGQTDRLIHVYHFTKDTAQNQQVQNFGEPFFLVIHEGETLAEIKVRVQKKLQVPDEEFAKWRFAFLSLGRPEYLQDHDIVSNRFQRRDVYGAWEQYLGLEHSDTAPKRAYAANQNRHTFEKPVKIYN
- the LOC104433937 gene encoding ubiquitin carboxyl-terminal hydrolase 12 isoform X1, translating into MTVMTPAPIDQQEDEEMLVPHSDLAENNHQPMEVAAPAEAPNPADNQPVDDPPPSRFTWRIDNFSRLNTKKLYSEIFVVGGYKWRVLVFPKGNNVEYLSMYLDVADSASLPYGWSRYAQFSLGVLNQIHNKYTVRKDTQHQFNARESDWGFTSFMPLSELYDPARGYLMHDTLIVEAEVIVRRVVDYWTYDSKKETGYVGLKNQGATCYMNSLLQTLYHIPYFRKAVYHMPTTENDMPSASIPLALQSLFYKLQYSDSSVATKELTKSFGWDTYDSFMQHDVQELNRVLCEKLEDKMKGTVVEGTIQKLFEGHHMNYIECINVDYKSTRKESFYDLQLDVKGCRDVYASFDKYVEVERLEGDNKYHAEQYGLQDAKKGVLFIDFPPVLQLQLKRFEYDFMRDTMVKINDRYEFPLQLDLDREDGKYLSPDADRSVRNLYTLHSVLVHSGGVHGGHYYAFIRPTLSDQWYKFDDERVTKEDVKRALEEQYGGEEELPPTNPGFNNTPFKFTKYSNAYMLVYIRESDKDKIICDVDEKDIAEHLRERLKKEQEEKEHKKKEKAEAHLYTIIKVARDEDLAEQIGKDIYFDLVDHDKVKSFRIQKQMPFNIFKEEVAKEFGVPVQFQRFWLWAKRQNHTYRPNRPLTPAEEMQSVGQLREVSNKVPNAELKLFLEVELGLDMHPIAPPDKSKEDILLFFKLYDPEKGELRYVGRLFVKGTGKPAEILTKLNEMAGYSPDQEIELYEEIKFEPNVMCEPVDKKVTFRASQLEDGDILCFQKSFPTENGEQFSYPDVPSFLEYVHNRQIVHFRSLEKPKEDDFSLEMSKLYTYDDVVERVAQQLGLDDPSKIRLTSHNCYSQQPKPHPIKYRGVDHLSDMLVHYNQSSDILYYEVLDIPLPELQGLKTLKVAFHHATKDEVVIHTIRLPKQSTVGDVLSDLKTKVELSDPNAELRLLEVFYHKIYKIFPLNEKIENINDQYWTLRAEEIPEEEKNLGQTDRLIHVYHFTKDTAQNQVQVQNFGEPFFLVIHEGETLAEIKVRVQKKLQVPDEEFAKWRFAFLSLGRPEYLQDHDIVSNRFQRRDVYGAWEQYLGLEHSDTAPKRAYAANQNRHTFEKPVKIYN